From Pseudobythopirellula maris:
CAACGCAATGGGCGAGTTCATCGGGCCGACGACGATCGAGATCCATGGCGACATGATCTGGGACTCCGGCACGGAGGTGAACAACACCGCCGGCGCTGCCTTCTCCGAGTTCGGCATGGACATGGCGACCGACGAGGGGGGCACGGTCATGGCGCACCCCGGCCTGTCGAACTTCGAAGGCGTGGGGACGCCCGTCGGAACGATCGGCGCCGGCCTGGCGCCCGGGGCGAATGACCTAGTCGCGCGGATCACGATCACACAGATCCCCGAGCCGGTTTCCTTGGCGCTCGTCGCGTTGGGAGCGATCGGCTTGGCTTCGGCTCGGCGCCGGGAATGACCGAGGCGCGGACTCCACTCACCCAGGAGTCCCCCAAGGAAGAGATGGCGGCGAAGCGGGGCCTCGGTCCGATTCCTCGGGCCGGGGTCCCGATTAGCTCACTCGGCGTTCGCGGAGCGCCACTCGATCATCGCGTCGGCCGGCGCCTCGAACGAGGCGGGCTCGACGGGCGAGGGCGGGTCGGCCGCGGGCGTCGACTCGACTAGCCGCAAGGCGGCGTCGGGGCCGGCTTGCGCTTCGAGCTCGATCGTGGTGCGGCTGATCGTCTTGTGGCCCGCAGAATCGACGAATCGCACCCACAGCGTGAGCGGCACGCCGGTCGGCGACCGCTCGGGCAGCACGAGTCGGAACTCGATCGGTTCGCCCGCTGCGCTGTCTTGCCCAAGCAGCGTGGCGACCTCTTGGGGGCTGTAGTCCCAGCGGGCGATCTTGCCGTCGCCCCGGGTGGCCGACGGGTCACGCAGCATCAGCGAGGCCTCGCCATCGAAGCCGGCCGCCGACTCGGCGGGCGCCACGGTGCGGACCAGCAGTGTCGACTCGCCGGTGGTTTCGGCCGGGCCGTTGGCCACGACTAGTCGCAGGCGGTCGTCGAGACGGATCGACGCGCCGCGCGGCGGCGCGGCGGCAACGAGCTCGAGCCTCGTGGCGGCGGGCGTGGGGAAGAGCTCCGGCTCGCCTACCGGCGTCAGCAGGGCGATCTCCTTCTGCGCATCCGCTTCCTGCACGGCCGGCTGCTCGGCGGCGGCCGGCGGAGCGGAGCGGCTCGTCCCGCCGGGCACAAACGGCGGCGCCTCTTCGGTCGGCTCGGCGCCCGGCTCGAACGGCGGGGCGATCTCTTCGGCGCCGGGAAGCGGGCGGCCGCTCGGCGGGGGAGACGTGGGTTCGGGCCGGCGGAACTCGATCTGAGGCGGCGCCGGGATCGGGTCTTCGTCGCCGTCTTCGAACAGCTCGAACGGCTCGCTCAGCCCGCGGGGCTCGTCGCCGAAGCCGTCGGGGTCGCGGGCGAGTGTCGGCTTGCTCTCTTGCTCCTGGGCCTCTTTGAGCTCGCGCTTCAGCTTGGTGTTCTCGCAACGCTGCTCGCGGAGCAACGCCTGGTACTCTTCGATGTAGTCCTCGAGACGATAGATCTCGTCTTCTTGCAGCCGCAGCTCACGCTGGTAGAGATCGCCCTGCAGCCGCTGCCCGTTGTTGCAGCCGATCGCGGCGCCCGCGCACGCCAACGCGGCGGCGGCAAACGCGGCTTTGGCGCCGAGGCGGGCGCGCAGCGATGTCAGAGGACGTGTTTCCATGCAGGGGAAATAGGCGATCCGCCCGGCGTGGTCAATGTCGCCCCCGGCCGCACTTCGCCTGACGAGACCAACGCTAGCAAGGCGCGGCCCCGCGAGGCACGCTAGCGTCGCGTCCGCGTGGCGTGAAGCCGCTCTTCCGGCGGGGGGCGGGTTTTGGTACCAACCGCCCCGCGTGCCCCGGCGCCACCGATAAAGCCAGGGCGGCTGATAACCCCAACTACCACCACGGACAACGGGCCCCGTCGCCATGGACCGGCCAAGATTCTTCAACGCTTTTGCGATCGCGGCGACCGCCGCGCTGACCAGCCTATCCCTCGCGCCCGGCTCGCGGGCCGAGGTGGCCGAGGGCGACCAGGCGGCCGTGACCGCGTGGGCGATCCGCTCGCTCGCGCCGGCCGAATCGGCTGGCAGCGCGAGCGCGGGCGCCACCCCGCTCGCCGATCGCGACACCCGCTACGCCGAGCCAACGCCGCTCACCCCGCCAGCCGTTGCGCTGGCGTCGACGCCTCAGAGCGTCTCGAACCCGCTGCGCGGCGGGAAGGTTGACGCCCCGGCCACCCTGAGAGCGCCGAGCGAATCGCCGACGCGGCTGCAAGTCGTCGCCGAACCGGTGTCGCAACCTGCGGCGGCCGTCGCCACGCAGCCAGCGACGAGCAGCCGATACGCCTTCGACGAACCGATCGCGCTGGAAGCAACGCCCGCTGCGACCACTCCAATAAAAACCGCGGGGCACACCGCGGCGCCAAATCCGTTGCGTGCGGACGCCGAGCCCGCCGTTCGTGAGCCCATCGGCCAAGAGCCCGTCGCTCAGGTGCCCATCGCCCTGGCCCAAGCACTGCCCCCCGAGCCGCAACCGTTCGCGGGCGTCGGCCAATCGCAGGACGCCGAGCAATCTCCGAAAGCGGAGCATTCGGTGGTGGTCGACTCCCCGCCCAATGCTTTGAGCGACCAACGTGTCGCGTCACGGGCGCCCGTTTCCCACACGTTCGAACCGAACGCTTTCGAGGCGCCCCGCGGGGCCGACTCGACTCGCTCGATAACCCCACCACAACCGCTGCAACAGGAGCCCCTTCGACTGGGCTTCGACGAGCCTTCGTCCCGATCGACCGCCGGCGTGGCTGGCGGCCTCGGCGCGGGCCGACCGGGCGACGCGTCGCTCGAGGGCCCGCAGCAGGCCTCCGTGGTGATCCAGAAGCTCACGCCGCGCGAGATCCAAGTCGGCAAGCCGTGCCGCTTCGCCGTGCTGGTGCGCAACACCGGCGCCGTGGCGGCCGAGGGCGTGGAGGTGCGTGACCAAACACCGGCCGGCGCCCGGATGATCAACACCACCCCGCCCGCCGTGGAGCAGGGCGACGCCCTCACCTGGCGTCTCGGCCGCTTGGCCCCCGGCGAAGAGCGCACGCTCGAGATGGAGCTCATGCCGACCGACGAGGGAGAGATCGGCAGCGTCGCGTCGGTGTCGTTCGCCTCGCAGGCGTCTGGCAAGGTCCGCTGCACGCGTCCGCAACTCGCGCTGAGGCTCTCGACCGCCAAGACGGTCCGGGCTGGCAAGAAGCACAAGGTATCGATCGAGATGCACAACCCCGGCACGGGCGACGCCACCGGCGTCATGCTGCTGGCCAACGTGCCGGAGAACCTCAGCCACCCGGCCGGCCCCGCGCTCGAGATGGAGATCGGCACGCTGCGCGCCGGCGAAACACGCACGATCGACTTGATGCTGGGCGCCGAGCGCGCCGGCCAAGTGGCGAGCAACCTGGTGGCCCGCGCCGACGGCAACCTGCAAACCGAGGCGTCGGCCACGTTCGAAGTGATCGCTCCGGAGTTGAAGGTGGCGGTCGACGGCCCCAGCCGCCGCTACCTGGAGCACGCCGCCAGCTACACGATCAGCATCGACAACCCAGGCACGGCCGCGGCGCAAGACGTGCGGCTCGTCTCGCACCTGCCCGACGGCATGAAGTTCGTCAAGGCGAACAACATGGGCGAGTACGACGAGTCGACGCACAGCGTCTACTGGAGCCTGGCCGAGTTGCCCGAGGGGCAACGCGGCGAGGTGGAGCTCGTCGCCATGCCGGTCACGCCGGGCGACCACGCCCTGCGTGTCGAGAGCGAGGCCCAGGAGGGGCTGCGCACCAGCGAGACCCAGCGGGTGCTCGTCGAGGGGATCGCCGCCATTAAATTCGAGGTGCTCGACCGCCAAGACCCGATCGAGGTGGGCGGCGAAACGACCTACCAGGTGCGGGTGGTGAACCAAGGGACCAAAGCGGCCGAACGCGTGCGGGTGGTGGTCGACGCCCCCGAGGGCATGCGGGTGGTGAACGCCAAGGGCGAGTCGCGTCACTCGCTCAGCGACCACCGGGCCGAGTTCGAGCCGCTCGCCACGCTCGCGCCCAAGGCCTCCGCGCTGTTCTTCGTGCGGCTCGAGGGCACGCAGCCGGGCGACCAGCGCGTGACCGTGTCGGTCGAGACCGCCGACCACAGCAAGCCGATCCGCCGCGAGGAGAGCACGCGGGTGTTTGGGGACGAGTGACCCACGACGAGCCGTGGGCGCCAGCGACCGGAGTTTCGCACCGATCAGCAACCAGGAGTGACCATGACCACGAACCGTGCCGGCTGGTTTGTCGTGCTGCTCGTCGGCTGTGTCGCCATGGCGCCAGCGAACGATGTCGGCGTGACCATCGACAGCGGGCCCGTGAGCCCGCCGGACGACTACGCCCAGAGCAAGGCCTACTTCGAGTCGCGGTTGCGGGCCGACCTCGAAGCGTTGTTGGCGTACGTGCCCGGCGTGGTCGTGCGTGTGAACGTCGACCCCCAGCGCAACGACGGCTTCAAGCCACCGCAGGCGATGGCTTCGATCGTCGTACCACGCAATTACTGCGAGACGGTGTGGAGGTCGCGGCACATCACCGAAATCCGTCGCGGCGAGAATTTTGACGAGGCGACCGTAGCCGAGGAACAGGCTGTGATCATGAAGGAAGTCAAAGCGAATATCGAGGACGCGGTCGCCCCGCTACTTTATCCGCCGAGCGAGGAGCGCAAGCTCAAACGCATGGTGGTGACCTTCTTCGAGGACCTCGGCGAAGCGGGGTAGGGCTGTCCGTGGCGCGGCCCGCGACCAGGCTTGGCCGGGGCTAGGGGTGCGTCACCTCAGACGCTGCTCATCCGCCGCCTCGTCCGCGTCGCGCTCGAGCAACTCGCCCAAGTGCAGCGCCACGCTCTCCGCCAGCGCGTCGGGGTGATACCCCCCTTCGAGCACGCTCACCAAACGCCCCCCGGCGTGCGCCGCGGCAACGTCCATTACCGTGGCGGTGAGGTCGATGAAGTCTGCGCTCTCCAGGCCCAGGCCGCCGATCGGGTCGAGTCGGTGGCTGTCGAAGCCGGCGCTGACGATCACCAGTTGCGGCCGCACCTTGTCGGCGAAGTCGCCCAGCTCGCGGGCGAACCACGAGAGCTGGCGGTCTTGCGACGCGCCGAACTGCACGGGCAGGTTCTTGGTGAAGCCCAGCCCGTCGCCGGCGCCGGTCTCGCCCTCGGCCCCGCTGCCAGGCCAAAACGGGAAGCGGTGCATAGAAAAGAACGCCACGCGCGGGTCTTCGTAGAACAGGTCCTGCGTGCCGTTGCCGTGGTGGACGTCCCAGTCGACGATGAGCACCCTATCGAGCCCCAACTCGTCGAGCGCGTAGCGTGCCGCCAGGGCGACGTTGCCCAGCAGGCAGAACCCCATCGCCCGGTCCTTGAGGGCGTGGTGGCCGGGGGGCCGCACGAGGCAGAGCGCGCGGCGCGCCTCGCCCTCGACCACGCGTCGAGCGGCGTCGCAGGCGGCGCCGGCGGCGAGGGCGGCGACATGGAGCGATTCGGACGAAACGATCGTGTCGCCGTCCACTTGGCCCCCGCCGCGGCCGGCCATCTCCCTGAGCGAGGCGAGGTAATCGACCCCGTGCAGGGAGGTGAGCAGGGCGCTCGGAGCGGCCTCCCATGGGGGCCGCTCGCAGCGTTCCAGCAGCCGGTCAGCCTCGAGCCGCCCGAGAATCGCCCGCAACCGGCCGGCGTTTTCCGGGTGGGCGCCGGTCTCGTGGTTCAGGAATTGCGGGTTGTAGTAGAGGAGCGTCATGCGGTGTCCCTCGGCGTCGCCCGGTGAGCGATCACGTATAGCGATGCAAATTCAATGGTTGCCTGAGCTTACAGCAAGCGGGGAGGTTCTCGGCGGGGGCCCCAGAAACTTGACATTCGGCGGGCGCCGTTGCTAGTGTGAATGGTAGCCAAAGGCCCAATTGACCCGGTGCAAAGTCTTTTCTGCACAATGGTTTAGGGCCGCTGGCGACCAACGGTCGGCTGCGGTTGCACGCCGGCCGCGACGCGGCAGGAAGAGCCCGCGTCGCAACGCGACATTGGAACAGAATCTAGCAACGGCCATCGGCAACGGACGCCCGGCCCGCCCCCTATACGGCGCAGGCGTCCCTTCTCACCAAGGGGCTTGCCTGTCGCAACGGCCCCCGGCGCAACGGAACACCCGATGAGCAAGACGAACCACTCCGCCCTCCTGCTAGGCGCGACCCTGTTGGCGGCGCTCGCCTGTGTCGCGATCGGCCCCAGCACCGCCGCCGCCCAACGCTGGGAGGAGGACGAGATCGACGCCCGGCTCTCGAACCAAGGGGCGAAGATCAAGCGGCACGCGAAGAGCGGCGCCAGCGACCCGGAGAAGGACCGCGCGCTCAACGAGTACTTCGACAACTATTTCTTCCCGGCGATGACCCGCTCGACCCCCGACGCCCTGGAGGACGTGGGCGACATGCGGGTCGACCTGTTCCGCTCGTACATCTGGCCGAGCCGGCCGCAGCTGCAGAAGGCGCTCAGCGACAAGGCGTTCGCATTCGCAATCAAGGTGGTCAAGAGCCGCAAGTACCACCCTTCGGTCACCTACAACGCGCTGCTGATCCTCGGCGCGCTCGACAACCGCTACGCGGGCTCCGGCTCCGAGCTTCCCACCCCCAGCGCGAACGCGAACAAAATGCTGATCAATCTCGCCGTGCTAGCGGCCCGGAACCCGAAGGTGCCGCGTTACTGGTTGTCTGGCGCGTTGATCGGCCTCGAGCGGCACGCCCGCTTCCAGGCGAACCTGCCCCCCGCCAGCCAGCAGCTCACCGCCCGGGCCCTGGTGGCGGTGCTCGCGGCCAAGAGCCTCTCGGACGACAAGGGAGTGGACACGTGGATGCGGATGCGGGCGGCCAAGGCGTTGGCCCAGTACCACACGCCCGGGCCCAAAGACCAATACCTCAAGGCGATTTCCAAACAGGTGGCCGACGAGACGATGTCGCTCGACGCCCGCGCGGAGTTCGCCTCGCTGTGGGCGGAGCTCGATTTGTCGGCGCACGCCGACGCCCAACTCGGCCCCACGATCGATGTCGCCCTCAAGCTTGCCCTGGACATCGCGGCCAAAGAGCGGGCCTCGGCCGAACGGTTCGAGTCGCTGCAGCTCGGTCGTCGCGGCCCGGTGGCTGTGACCCGCGACAACGACCCCCGCATCCGCAACACGGACAACCGTTCGGTCAGCTACGAGCGGCGCGGCTTGGTCGTGATCCTGACCGACCTGAAACGCGGGCTCGAAGCGCTCAAGCCAACCGCCGGCGACCGCACCGAAGTGCTCGACGATGTCATCCAGGCGGTCTCCGAGGCCTTGGCCGAATCGAGCAAGAAGAGCGTGATCGACCTGAACGTGACCGAAGCCGTCAAGCAAATGGCCAACCAGGTGCAGAGCGTGGCGGCGCCCAAGGAAGAGGCCACGGAGGAGATCCCGGCCGACGTTTTCGGCGCCAATCTCTGAGCGCTCGATCGCGAAGGAGCCAATATACTCCGCGATGCGGCGAATCGTCTTTCACGATGAAACTCGACAAACCGCGTTCGATTAGCTGGTATGAGCCTCGGTGGGCGTACATGCCACGGTTGATCGAGCGTGTGAAATTCGACTTCACGCCGCGGCGTCTTCTACAGCCGACGGTTTGCGTGACGCCTTTGCTGCTTTGGGCGGCGCTCGCGGATCAACAATTCGGCGCCGCGGACCTGTTTGTGGTGCTTGTTGGCGTTCCCGTCCTGGGGGCCGCGCTCCACAACTCCGCCGCCATGCTCTGGGCGCCCGTGATCGTGTTCTACGAGCTCTGTCCGCCCAAAATCCGAGTGGACTTAGAGAACGGCACGATCCGGCGAGGCTTCGGGCCACGCCTCGATATCGATCGTGCGAGGATCCTTTATTACAACTCAGGAAGCATGGCCCGGATCCGAGTGTTCTCGGGCGAGTGTCAAGAGCTCTACGCAGCGCCAACATACCCATGTTGCATGGATCTTGTACTATTCCTCCAGTGTGAAATGGAAGTCTGGCACACCGACACACGCGAACGAGTAAAGATCCCGCTCAAAAATGTTTACGACTATAACATTGGCGTTGAGGAGGAGATTTGCACTTCTGTTGATGAGGTGTGGATCAGTTGGAAACGGCCGCGTTGGCTGAAGCTGCGTCAACTCCGGCGGTTGCCTAGCAGGTTAATTGAGATTGCGCGCGAGATTCTTTCAGGAAGGAACGTTGGCGTCACCGCTCTTTGCCTCTTAGGCCTGCTGTGCACACAGGCAGCAATCGAAGGCGACTTGACCCTTGATGGATGGCAGCGACGCCTATGCGTGTACATTCTCCTGTCCATGATTTCAGCACCATTTCTCTTGCTCTTCATTTGCCTATACTCGATGGCGGTGATTGCTCCGTTTGCGATTCTCATGATGGGGCTTTTGTCTAGAAGAGAAGCGACGGTGTCGAAGCTATTTGGCGTTGAGGTGGCTAATAAAACTCGATACGAGTTCGAAGAGATCGGCGTCTCACGCATCGTCATCTTCTCGAAAGAAAGAATGCGAGTCCGCTTCATCCCCTACTCGGGGAGTGGCGGTGTGACCGCGTGGCTGCCGTCGGACATCGACATGGATCGTCTGATCCGAATCTTGCCCGGAGAGGTGCAGGTGTGGGACGCGACGAAGAAAGGTCGTGTCGTGGCGCGGCAAGACCCTAACGGGATCTATTGGTCATGAGCCGCCCAATCGCGGCGACCCAGCGATGGCTCAGCCGTGGGCCTCGGCGTGGTCTTCAAGCCCCAGCCGCTTCATCTTTTTGTAGAGCGTCGTGCGGTTGATGCCGAGCTGGTCGGCCGTGAGGTTACGGTTCCAGCCGTTCGACTCGAGCACCTCGTGGATGATCGCCCGCTCGGGCCCCTCGAGCGCCTCCTTGAGCGACTGGCCGCTGTAGCCGGCCGGCGCCGCCGAGCCGCCCGGCATGCGGAGCTCGACCGGCAGGTCGTGCAGACGCAGCACGTCGCCCTTGCTCAGCAGCACGGTCCGCTCGACCACGTTCTGCAATTCGCGGACGTTGCCCACCCAGTGGTGCCGCTGCAGGGCCACCATCGCCTCGTCGTCGAAGCCGGTCACGTTGGGCCGGTTCGCGTCTTCGCGGACCTCCTCGAGGAACCGCTGCGCGAGCAGCGGCACGTCGGAGGGCCGGCTGCGGAGCGGCGGCAGCTCGATGTTGATCACGTTCACGCGGTAGTAGAGGTCCTGGCGGAACTCGCCCGAGGCGACCCGCTTGGCGAGGTCCTCGTTCGTAGCGAGCACGACGCGGACGTCGACGCTGTGCGTCTCCGTGCCGCCCACCGCCTCGAACGCCAGCTCCTGCAGCACGCGGAGCAGTTTGATCTGCAGCGCGGGCGTGGCGGTGCCGATCTCGTCGAGGAAGATCGTGCCGCCGTCGGCCTGCAGGAACTTGCCCACCTTGTTCGTCGTGGCGCCGGTGAACGCGCCGGCCACGTGGCCGAACAGCTCGCTCTCCAGCAGGTTCTCCGGCAGGGCGCCGCAGGCGATCTCGACGAAAGGCCCGTTCTTGCGGCCGCTGCGCTGGTGGATCGCGCGGGCGATGAGGCTCTTGCCCGTGCCGCTCTCGCCGGTGACCAGGACCGTGGCCCGCGTGTCGGCGATGCTCTCGATCATGTCGAACACGCGCAGCATCCGCGGGTCGGAGCCGACGATGTGGCCCATGCCGTGCTTGCGGTCGAGCTGCTCTTTGAGCTCCGTGTTCTCCTCGATCACCTTGCGCTGCGACAGAGCGCGCTCGATCGCCATCAGCAGCTCGTCATCGATGAGCGGCTTGGTGAGGTAATCGAAGGCGCCGGCCCGCACGGCGTCGATCGCCGAGTCGGCCGTGCCGTAGCCGGTCATCAGGATGACCTGCGTGTGGGGTGCGGTGCGGACCGTCTTCTCCAGCAGGTCGAAGCCGTCGCCGTCGCCCAGCCGGATGTCGGCCAGCAGCAGGTCGTAGCGTTCCTTGGCGAGCAGCTCCGACGCCTCGCCCGAGCCGCCGGCCGTGTCGAGGTCGTAGCCCTGGTCGCGCAGCCAATCGGCCATCGACTCCAGCACCTGGAAGTCATCGTCGACGAGTAAAAGCTTTGCGTCTGCCATGGGGGCGCCGCGCGTCGTGGTGTTTAGCGGTGTTTCCGGCGTCCGAGGCGCAAGGCGCCCGCCGGGTTTCGTTGCTAAATACCTACGTCACGGTGGGGGTGAGTCAAAAAAACCTCACCCAAGCACGGCGAAACTCACCCCAATCCGGCTCGAAAACCTGCGGAACAGCAAGATCGGCGCGAGTCGCTAAATCGTCACAGCCGGACCACCCGAGCGCCGCTTTGAATGGATAGAACCCTATAGGGATCGCACTCTGTGGCGGCAGTGCTTCTGTAGGGATCGCCCTCTGTGGCGATCCGGCCCCGGCGGGTGGGCATGTGCACCCACGTGCTGCGCCGTGCTTATCGCCACCCCGGCGCGACTGCACCCGGCGTACGGAACTCCACTCAGGGCGGTCACCGCGCCCGCGGGTGGGCCTTCTCGTAGGCCGCCTTGAGGTTCGCGGTGCTCACGTGCGTGTAGATCTGTGTGGTCACCAGGCTCTTGTGACCCAACAACTCCTGCACGCTGCGGATGTCGGCCCCGCGGTCCAACAGGTGCGTCGCGAAGCTGTGCCGCAGCGTGTGCGGCGAGGCCCGCCCGGCGAGGCCGGCGACCGCCAGGTGCTTTTCGA
This genomic window contains:
- a CDS encoding DUF11 domain-containing protein, whose amino-acid sequence is MDRPRFFNAFAIAATAALTSLSLAPGSRAEVAEGDQAAVTAWAIRSLAPAESAGSASAGATPLADRDTRYAEPTPLTPPAVALASTPQSVSNPLRGGKVDAPATLRAPSESPTRLQVVAEPVSQPAAAVATQPATSSRYAFDEPIALEATPAATTPIKTAGHTAAPNPLRADAEPAVREPIGQEPVAQVPIALAQALPPEPQPFAGVGQSQDAEQSPKAEHSVVVDSPPNALSDQRVASRAPVSHTFEPNAFEAPRGADSTRSITPPQPLQQEPLRLGFDEPSSRSTAGVAGGLGAGRPGDASLEGPQQASVVIQKLTPREIQVGKPCRFAVLVRNTGAVAAEGVEVRDQTPAGARMINTTPPAVEQGDALTWRLGRLAPGEERTLEMELMPTDEGEIGSVASVSFASQASGKVRCTRPQLALRLSTAKTVRAGKKHKVSIEMHNPGTGDATGVMLLANVPENLSHPAGPALEMEIGTLRAGETRTIDLMLGAERAGQVASNLVARADGNLQTEASATFEVIAPELKVAVDGPSRRYLEHAASYTISIDNPGTAAAQDVRLVSHLPDGMKFVKANNMGEYDESTHSVYWSLAELPEGQRGEVELVAMPVTPGDHALRVESEAQEGLRTSETQRVLVEGIAAIKFEVLDRQDPIEVGGETTYQVRVVNQGTKAAERVRVVVDAPEGMRVVNAKGESRHSLSDHRAEFEPLATLAPKASALFFVRLEGTQPGDQRVTVSVETADHSKPIRREESTRVFGDE
- a CDS encoding sigma-54-dependent transcriptional regulator → MADAKLLLVDDDFQVLESMADWLRDQGYDLDTAGGSGEASELLAKERYDLLLADIRLGDGDGFDLLEKTVRTAPHTQVILMTGYGTADSAIDAVRAGAFDYLTKPLIDDELLMAIERALSQRKVIEENTELKEQLDRKHGMGHIVGSDPRMLRVFDMIESIADTRATVLVTGESGTGKSLIARAIHQRSGRKNGPFVEIACGALPENLLESELFGHVAGAFTGATTNKVGKFLQADGGTIFLDEIGTATPALQIKLLRVLQELAFEAVGGTETHSVDVRVVLATNEDLAKRVASGEFRQDLYYRVNVINIELPPLRSRPSDVPLLAQRFLEEVREDANRPNVTGFDDEAMVALQRHHWVGNVRELQNVVERTVLLSKGDVLRLHDLPVELRMPGGSAAPAGYSGQSLKEALEGPERAIIHEVLESNGWNRNLTADQLGINRTTLYKKMKRLGLEDHAEAHG
- a CDS encoding histone deacetylase family protein gives rise to the protein MTLLYYNPQFLNHETGAHPENAGRLRAILGRLEADRLLERCERPPWEAAPSALLTSLHGVDYLASLREMAGRGGGQVDGDTIVSSESLHVAALAAGAACDAARRVVEGEARRALCLVRPPGHHALKDRAMGFCLLGNVALAARYALDELGLDRVLIVDWDVHHGNGTQDLFYEDPRVAFFSMHRFPFWPGSGAEGETGAGDGLGFTKNLPVQFGASQDRQLSWFARELGDFADKVRPQLVIVSAGFDSHRLDPIGGLGLESADFIDLTATVMDVAAAHAGGRLVSVLEGGYHPDALAESVALHLGELLERDADEAADEQRLR